In Gemmata obscuriglobus, a single genomic region encodes these proteins:
- the cysN gene encoding sulfate adenylyltransferase subunit CysN has translation MQAVDLSQEDIHAYLARHQRKELLRFLTCGSVDDGKSTLIGRLLHDTKMIYEDQLAAVKRDSEKVGTTGAGEIDLALLTDGLKAEREQGITIDVAYRYFSTDRRKFIIADTPGHEQYTRNMATGASTCQLAIILIDARHGVQTQTRRHSFIVSLLGIRHVVVAVNKMDLVGHSQEVFERIKDDYTGFVAKLGLPDITFIPMSALKGDNVASKSDAMPWYHGPALLDHLETVHIASDRNLTDLRFPVQYVIRPNLDFRGFAGTVASGIVRKGDEVMVLPSGKRSRVKSIVTYDGEQDEAFAPQAVTVTLADEVDVSRGDVLVRPDSPPHVSRQIEAMVVWMAEQPFVPGRTYTLKQTTRQVTAEVAAFRYGVDVNTLEHRTVARLELNEVGHVQLSLTQPLACDPYRTNAATGAFILIDRLTNNTVGAGMILEAGGARQAEAVVTAKARESLIAPAERERRFGQKPVTVLLVGLTGSGKSRIAYALERRLWDEGRAVTVLYGQNMRHGLNRDLGFTADDRSENLRRSAEVAKLMNDAGVITVAAFVAPHEAVREKAKQLIGRDRVLEVFCTAPMEVLRARDQSGAYRLADEGKIAQMPGVTAAFEEPQSPDLVLQTDKVGVEECVNRVIDLMKAKGILH, from the coding sequence ATGCAAGCCGTTGACCTGAGTCAGGAAGACATCCACGCCTACCTCGCCCGCCACCAGCGGAAGGAACTGCTGCGGTTCCTCACCTGCGGGAGCGTGGACGACGGCAAGAGCACGCTCATCGGGCGGCTGCTGCACGACACCAAGATGATCTACGAGGACCAACTCGCCGCGGTGAAGCGCGACAGCGAGAAGGTCGGCACCACGGGCGCCGGGGAGATCGACCTCGCGCTGCTCACCGACGGCCTCAAGGCCGAGCGCGAGCAGGGCATCACCATCGACGTGGCGTACCGGTACTTCTCGACCGACCGCCGCAAGTTCATCATCGCCGACACGCCCGGCCACGAGCAGTACACGCGGAACATGGCCACCGGCGCCTCGACGTGCCAGCTCGCCATCATCCTCATCGACGCCCGCCACGGCGTGCAGACCCAGACGCGCCGGCACTCGTTCATCGTGTCGCTCCTGGGTATCCGGCACGTCGTCGTCGCCGTCAACAAGATGGACCTCGTCGGGCACTCGCAGGAGGTGTTCGAGCGGATCAAGGACGACTACACCGGGTTCGTCGCCAAGCTCGGCCTGCCGGACATCACGTTCATCCCGATGTCGGCGCTGAAGGGGGACAACGTCGCGTCCAAGAGCGACGCGATGCCCTGGTATCACGGCCCGGCGCTCCTGGACCACCTGGAAACGGTCCACATCGCCAGCGACCGCAACCTCACCGACCTGCGGTTCCCGGTGCAGTACGTGATCCGCCCGAACCTCGACTTCCGCGGGTTCGCGGGCACCGTCGCGTCCGGCATCGTCCGCAAGGGCGACGAGGTGATGGTGCTGCCGTCGGGCAAACGCAGCCGGGTGAAGTCGATCGTGACCTACGACGGCGAGCAGGACGAGGCGTTCGCGCCGCAGGCCGTGACCGTCACGCTGGCGGACGAGGTGGACGTCAGCCGCGGCGACGTGCTGGTGCGGCCCGACAGCCCGCCCCACGTCAGCCGCCAGATCGAGGCAATGGTGGTGTGGATGGCCGAGCAGCCGTTCGTGCCCGGCCGGACGTACACGCTGAAGCAGACCACGCGGCAGGTGACGGCGGAGGTCGCGGCGTTCCGCTACGGCGTGGACGTTAACACGCTCGAGCACCGGACCGTCGCGCGGCTGGAGCTGAACGAGGTCGGGCACGTCCAGCTCAGCCTGACGCAGCCCCTGGCGTGCGACCCGTACCGCACCAACGCCGCGACCGGGGCGTTCATCCTGATCGACCGGCTGACGAACAACACGGTCGGGGCAGGGATGATCCTGGAGGCGGGGGGGGCGCGGCAGGCGGAGGCGGTGGTCACCGCGAAGGCCCGCGAGAGCCTGATCGCCCCGGCCGAGCGGGAGCGGCGGTTCGGGCAGAAGCCGGTCACGGTGCTGCTGGTCGGGCTGACCGGCAGCGGCAAGAGCCGCATCGCCTACGCCCTGGAGCGCCGGCTGTGGGACGAGGGCCGGGCGGTGACGGTGCTGTACGGCCAGAACATGCGGCACGGGCTGAACCGCGATCTGGGGTTCACCGCGGACGACCGCTCCGAGAACCTGCGCCGGTCGGCCGAGGTGGCAAAGCTGATGAACGACGCGGGCGTGATCACCGTCGCGGCGTTCGTGGCCCCGCACGAGGCGGTGCGCGAGAAGGCGAAGCAGTTGATCGGCCGCGACCGCGTTTTGGAGGTGTTCTGCACGGCGCCGATGGAGGTGCTGCGGGCGCGCGACCAGAGCGGCGCGTACCGGCTGGCCGACGAGGGCAAGATCGCCCAGATGCCGGGCGTGACCGCGGCGTTCGAGGAGCCGCAATCGCCCGACCTGGTGCTTCAAACCGACAAGGTCGGTGTCGAGGAGTGCGTCAACCGCGTCATCGACCTGATGAAGGCGAAAGGCATTCTGCACTAG